TGCGATTGTGTTACTTTTACTGCCAAGACGAATTTTTATTCAACGTACAGTAGCACTGATTTTCAGCCTGCTTCTTGTATTTGTTTCACTCGCTTTAGTTTATCTGGTGAAAACACATGGGATTATGGCGGTTACAATTGGGAATTGGAAAGCCCCTTTTGGTATCACTATTGTTGGCGACATGTTAGCTGCACTTCTTGTTACAACAACAAGCATTCTTGTTAGCTGTGTATTGGTCTATTCTTTCTATTCGATTGGAAAACCACGTGAAAAATTCCTTTATTATCCAGCAGTCTTATTTATGATTGTTGGTGTGAATGGTTCATTTTTAACAGGAGATATCTTTAATTTATTTGTTTTCTTTGAAGTTATGTTAGTGGCTTCCTATCTCCTTTTAGTTCTCGGTGGAACAAAAATTCAACTTAAAGCAACTGTTAAATATTTATTAATTAATATTATCGGTTCAGCTTTTTTCATCGTTGCGATTGCTTTACTTTATTCAATGATTGGTACGTTAAATATGGCAGATATTTCTGCTAAAATTAATGCCTTACATGGTGTAAATACTGGAATGATTAGTGTCGTTGCTGTTTTGTTTTTATTCGTCTTTGGGCTTAAAGCTGGTTTATTTCCACTCTATTTTTGGCTTCCTGGTTCTTACTTTGCTCCACCAATATCTGTTTTAGCTTTATTTGGCGGCTTACTTACAAAAGTTGGCGTTTATGCCATTATTCGTACGTATACCTTGTTTTTTGCTAAAGAAACTACTTTTGCCATGCTCCTACTTGGGGTTTTAGCAATTATTACCATTATTTTTGGTGTGATTGGTGCCATTAGTTACCATGATTTAAAAACGATCGTGATTTATAATATCTTAATTGCCATTGGTGTCATTTTATTTAGTGTTTCTGTTTTATCTCGTGAATCACTGATGGGCGCTATTTATTACCTCATTCATGATATGCTTGTGAAAGGAATTTTATTTCTCTTAATTGGTGTGATTATGGCAATTACTGGTTCATCTAGCACAAAGAAATTCAGTGGTTTAATGACTGTTTATCCTTCACTTGGTTGGACTTTCTTTATTGCAATTCTTGCCCTTTCTGGAATTCCGCCGCTCAGTGGTTTTTTTGGTAAATTGCTTATTGTTGAGGGAGCATTCTCAGCTGGTGTATTTATAGGTGGAATCATCGTCTTACTTTCCAGTCTCTTTGTCCTAATGTCACTCATCAAAGTGTTCACAGCTGGATTTTGGGGAGAAAAAAAGGGGAATTTCAATACTAATGTCCCTTACCATAAAATGATGTTCCCTGTTACCATTTTACTTACATTATCTGTTTGTTATGGGCTGTTTACGCAAATGCTTTATCCTTACATTGCGCAAGCTGTAGATCCATTAATTGATCCTAGTGTTTATATTCATGCTGTATTAAAGGAGTGATGATTCATGGCTTTTCAATTAATTATCAATGTAATTCTAGCTTGTTTATGGATGTTTCTTGAATCATCATTTACATTTGGAACATTTGTTTCTGGTTTCCTAATTGGCGTTGTGTTGTTGTTTTTCATGCGCCGCTTTTTAGGGACAACCTTTTACATTTTCAGATTGCTTGCTCTTGTTAAGTTGCTTTACAATTTCTTACATGATCTTATTATTTCAACCGTTCGTGTCAGTCGAATTATTTTAAAAAAAGATATGAATATTCGCCCTGGAATTTTTAGATATGATACGATGCTTGAAACGGACTGGGAAGTAACAATGCTTGCGTTAATGATCACCTTGACGCCAGGGACGCTTTCGATCACCATTTCGGATGATTATAAATCGATTTATGTCCATTCCCTTCATGTACCAAACATTGAAGAAGAAATTACAACCATCCGAAAATCTTATGAAGGTGCAATCATGGAGGTGTTTCACGGATGATATTAAAAGTTGCTTTATCCATTGGTTTACTTCTTTATGCGATTTCAACTTTCCTTTATCTTTATCGTATTTTAAAAGGACCAACAACTTCTGATAAAGTTATTGCATTAGATTCGACTGGGATGAATTTGGTTGCCATTGTGGCGCTTCTGTCGATCCTTTATGACACGGATGCTTATCTAGATGTTATTTTACTCATTGCCTTACTTGCTTTTATTGGGACCGTTTCTTTTGCAAAATTTGTTGAGAAAGGTAAGGTGATTGATCGTGAACGTGATAATTGAAATTATTATTTCTGTCATGATTGTCATTGGTGGCTTATTAAGTATTCTTGGAGCAATCGGTGTGATTCGCTTGCCAGACGTCTACACGCGTACACATGCTGCTGGGATTAGCAATACATTTGGAGTTAGTCTGCTTTTACTTGCTACGGTTGGTTACTTTTTTCATTCTGGTGAAGGTTTTAATGCGCGCGTACTATTAGCGATTTTCTTTATCTATTTAACAACTCCCGTCGCATCTCATCTTATTAATCGTGCTGCTTACGATACAGGGGTCCCACTTGCTATTCGAATTCGTGACCAACTACGCTCTGTGAAAAAAGAGGATATTAAGAAGCGGAAAAATTTAATTATTCGCCAAGAACAAATTGAAAAAGCCCGTCAAGAAAAAGAAGAATTGGAAGACCGGCTCGATTGGGAACTTCGTGCAGAAAACATTGACGAACACGAAAATAAGGAAGATGTAGACCGCGATACCCAAGAGCAAACCATTGAGGAGCAAGCTGATGATTCAGAGCATGAAATCATTGAAAAAGAAGAAAAGGATGACGAGAAAAAATAAAGAGTCTAGGAACATCATAAACAAAATAAATCGAGCGAGAGCGTTTGTATGGAAGAAGTCTGATAAATTTCTTCCATACAAACGCTTCTCACTCGATTTATACTTTCATCTTACTTAGCCATTTACTTTTCTCCTGACCAATAAACGAATAACTAATCCAACCATTATTGTTCCAATAGAAATTAAAATTCCATAAATCACAGCAAAAGAATGATAAGTGAGCGAAATATTTCGCGCATTTGCTGGAATTTCTACGGCGATAAAATCACCATAAATTTTTTTAATGGCTGTCTCTTTTCCATCAACTTTGACATTCCAAGCATTATCGTAAGGAATCGATAAAAATATGGTGCGCTTGTTAGAAACGGGCTTGATTTTTCCAATTAAGTGGCTATCTTTTGTTTTTTCAAGTTGAATGGAGGTTTTTTTGGCTTCTTTGATTAGAGAACCAAATTGTGCTTGATCTAAGCTGTAGAATATTTCATTGGTCACTTTCTTTTCTTTTAAGCCTTTTATTTCCAAGGTAACTGTTTCACCTTTATGAAAATAGCCTAAGTTAAACAATTGATTGGTTTCAATTTCGCGATTGGGTTTGTGTAGCTTGCCGTTGACTAATATATCCGTTATACCGCTCCAATTCATATGTGGCCAATACATTAGCAGATTGCCTGTCGTAGTAGTTTGTACTGTGATTTTAGAAGCGCCTTGTTTCATAACGGATTGCGCGGGTTTAAAATATGGTTTGCGACTTGCCGAAATATCTTGCAATACATTTTCCAAATTCATTATGATAGCGTCGTCTTGAAGCTTCACTCGTTGATCTCTTACAAACAACCCTGCACCAATTGCTTCTGGATTTTTTTCACTTGTTTTTTCAGAATAAATGTCATATTTAATATTAAGAAGTAGATTTAAAGCTGGATTCGATTCAACAACTGAGAAGCGTCTTTCATTTTTAGAATAGGCCCCAAGATTTGACAATGTATTTAAAATGTCTTTATTCAAAGTCGATGTATAAGCCGAAGCACCGGGGAAATCAAACATATAACCATCATTGTAATTATAATAAGGGACTTTATAGCCTAAATCATCTCCCGGAATCCGTTCATTTATTCGCACAAGTTTGCTATTGTCTTTTAGCTCAGCCACTAAATGATTCATTTTTTTATAAGAATTTTCAAAAGTTTGCTCATTACTATACGAAATATTATCCATGCCTACTCGAAAATTCAAGCCAAGTTCGGTAAAAAAGAGAAAGGCAATAAAAAACAGACTAAGCCGACTCTTTTTGTTCGCCCAAATGAAAAGAAAAATACTATAAATGCACAAATAAATAAGCGTGATCCCCAAGTATTTTAGTTTAGAGCCATCAAAAATATCGCTATTTTTAAAAATATAACTTTCAACCCTAGCACTAAGCGAACCAAGTAAAAGGAGTCCAAGTAAAAGACCAGTGGCCTTGAAAAGCTGCTTGTTACGCCAAGTAAGGTTTTGTTCATTTTGCCATGCGGAAAAACCGCGATAACCAAAACTAATAACGAGAAAACTTAAGATGAAGCTATTTCGATACGGGAATCCTGCTGGCGCTTGGAGCATGTGCCAAAATGTATTAAATAACTCAATCATTAGGCTCAAAAGGCAAACGAACAGAAGGAAT
This DNA window, taken from Listeria sp. PSOL-1, encodes the following:
- a CDS encoding Na+/H+ antiporter subunit D; this translates as MNNLTLMPILVPFLGAIVLLLLPRRIFIQRTVALIFSLLLVFVSLALVYLVKTHGIMAVTIGNWKAPFGITIVGDMLAALLVTTTSILVSCVLVYSFYSIGKPREKFLYYPAVLFMIVGVNGSFLTGDIFNLFVFFEVMLVASYLLLVLGGTKIQLKATVKYLLINIIGSAFFIVAIALLYSMIGTLNMADISAKINALHGVNTGMISVVAVLFLFVFGLKAGLFPLYFWLPGSYFAPPISVLALFGGLLTKVGVYAIIRTYTLFFAKETTFAMLLLGVLAIITIIFGVIGAISYHDLKTIVIYNILIAIGVILFSVSVLSRESLMGAIYYLIHDMLVKGILFLLIGVIMAITGSSSTKKFSGLMTVYPSLGWTFFIAILALSGIPPLSGFFGKLLIVEGAFSAGVFIGGIIVLLSSLFVLMSLIKVFTAGFWGEKKGNFNTNVPYHKMMFPVTILLTLSVCYGLFTQMLYPYIAQAVDPLIDPSVYIHAVLKE
- a CDS encoding Na+/H+ antiporter subunit E, which produces MAFQLIINVILACLWMFLESSFTFGTFVSGFLIGVVLLFFMRRFLGTTFYIFRLLALVKLLYNFLHDLIISTVRVSRIILKKDMNIRPGIFRYDTMLETDWEVTMLALMITLTPGTLSITISDDYKSIYVHSLHVPNIEEEITTIRKSYEGAIMEVFHG
- a CDS encoding Na(+)/H(+) antiporter subunit F1, producing MILKVALSIGLLLYAISTFLYLYRILKGPTTSDKVIALDSTGMNLVAIVALLSILYDTDAYLDVILLIALLAFIGTVSFAKFVEKGKVIDRERDN
- the mnhG gene encoding monovalent cation/H(+) antiporter subunit G, whose translation is MNVIIEIIISVMIVIGGLLSILGAIGVIRLPDVYTRTHAAGISNTFGVSLLLLATVGYFFHSGEGFNARVLLAIFFIYLTTPVASHLINRAAYDTGVPLAIRIRDQLRSVKKEDIKKRKNLIIRQEQIEKARQEKEELEDRLDWELRAENIDEHENKEDVDRDTQEQTIEEQADDSEHEIIEKEEKDDEKK
- a CDS encoding YfhO family protein; the encoded protein is MNKIILYGGSFFVPLFLLCITFASLGVTPFGDNNLLISDIGTQYLQFMYSFRSFFSDGMSLYSFSNGIGDSIATMWSYYLMSPFNFISFLFPKENLPTALIWIIMVKISLMGLSMCYYLKKHNQKIRFSMLLFSTAYSFCGFVVAYSFNYMWLDALILFPLVVLGLERLAEEKSGILYGVTLFLTIVTNFYLGYMVCLFSLVYRAYLDWLKYPKLKDWKVKALFHRWKKFLFYLIFTGILTAFVLLPALFGMLKTAKTSFSLSTLSFYPKFLFSIFSQWDVGTIRFSNRLAHLPVIYSGVLVVLFLILFFFVKNIPTREKKGALFLLFVCLLSLMIELFNTFWHMLQAPAGFPYRNSFILSFLVISFGYRGFSAWQNEQNLTWRNKQLFKATGLLLGLLLLGSLSARVESYIFKNSDIFDGSKLKYLGITLIYLCIYSIFLFIWANKKSRLSLFFIAFLFFTELGLNFRVGMDNISYSNEQTFENSYKKMNHLVAELKDNSKLVRINERIPGDDLGYKVPYYNYNDGYMFDFPGASAYTSTLNKDILNTLSNLGAYSKNERRFSVVESNPALNLLLNIKYDIYSEKTSEKNPEAIGAGLFVRDQRVKLQDDAIIMNLENVLQDISASRKPYFKPAQSVMKQGASKITVQTTTTGNLLMYWPHMNWSGITDILVNGKLHKPNREIETNQLFNLGYFHKGETVTLEIKGLKEKKVTNEIFYSLDQAQFGSLIKEAKKTSIQLEKTKDSHLIGKIKPVSNKRTIFLSIPYDNAWNVKVDGKETAIKKIYGDFIAVEIPANARNISLTYHSFAVIYGILISIGTIMVGLVIRLLVRRKVNG